The Aspergillus luchuensis IFO 4308 DNA, chromosome 7, nearly complete sequence genome has a segment encoding these proteins:
- the CAO1 gene encoding peroxisomal copper amine oxidase (COG:Q;~EggNog:ENOG410PF88;~InterPro:IPR015798,IPR016182,IPR036460,IPR000269, IPR015802,IPR015800;~PFAM:PF01179,PF02728,PF02727;~go_function: GO:0005507 - copper ion binding [Evidence IEA];~go_function: GO:0008131 - primary amine oxidase activity [Evidence IEA];~go_function: GO:0048038 - quinone binding [Evidence IEA];~go_process: GO:0009308 - amine metabolic process [Evidence IEA];~go_process: GO:0055114 - oxidation-reduction process [Evidence IEA]): protein MVLERLQQLTHQVQATSPPPHPLDPLSTVEIDAAVAIIRKEYGKVNFNAVTLYEPRKAEMMAWLENPQKTPRPTRAADVVAIAPGGKVYDGIVDLDEKKIVRWEHTPGVQPLITMEDLQEVESIVRKDPKVIEQCAIIGIPKEDMYKVYCDPWTIGYDERFGNGVRLQQALMYYRPHVDDSQYTFPLDFCPIFNAETKQVIHIDIPPVRRPISKAPPNNYHPASIETEGGYRTDIKPIHITQPEGVSFGINGRTIDWQKWNIHVGFNYREGIVLNNITFNDNGNVRPVFYRLSLAEMVVPYGNPEHPHQRKHAFDLGEYGGGYMTNSLSLGCDCKGAIHYMDAAFVNRAGASTIVKNAICIHEEDAGILFKHTDFRDESVIVTRGRKLIISHIFTAANYEYCVYWIFHQDGTIQLDIKLTGILNTYAMNPGEDTKGWGTEVYPGVNAHNHQHLFCLRVDANVDGPNNTVFQVDATRSEAEVGSAENPYGNAFYAKKTKFTTPLEAMSDYDGNTSRTWEIANTNKLNPHSKKPVCYKLVSREVPPLLPKAGSLVWKRAGFARHAVHVTKYSDDQIHPAGRHVPQTSGEPSQGLPAWIEAAGPNTSIDNTDVVLWHTFGLTHFPSPEDYPIMPAEPMTLLLRPRHFFARNPALDVPPSFARTPSQVAAGAGACSSCKKSDGSSVQV from the exons ATGGTTCTTGAGCGCCTTCAACAGCTGACCCACCAGGTCCAAGCTacttcaccccctcctcaccctttGGACCCTCTCTCGACGGTGGAAATCGACGCCGCTGTCGCCATTATCCGCAAGGAATATGGCAAGGTCAACTTCAACGCGGTCACTCTGTATGAGCCCCGCaaggcggagatgatggcatgGCTGGAGAACCCGCAGAAGACTCCCCGTCCCACTCGTGCGGCCGACGTCGTTGCCATTGCGCCAGGCGGCAAGGTCTACGATGGAATCGTCGACcttgatgagaagaagatcgtgaGATGGGAACACACGCCTGGCGTGCAACCCCTGATCACCATGGAAGATTTGCAGGAGGTCGAGTCGATTGTTCGCAAGGACCCCAAGGTCATTGAGCAGTGTGCGATCATCGGCATTCCGAAGGAGGATATGTACAAGGTTTACTGTGATC CCTGGACCATCGGGTACGACGAGCGCTTTGGCAATGGTGTCCGTTTGCAGCAGGCTCTCATGTACTACCGTCCCCACGTTGACGATTCTCAATACACCTTTCCTCTGGACTTCTGCCCTATCTTCAACGCGGAGACCAAGCAGGTCATTCACATCGATATCCCGCCGGTGCGGAGGCCCATCAGCAAGGCGCCTCCCAACAACTATCACCCCGCATCGATTGAGACAGAGGGCGGCTACCGGACAGATATCAAGCCCATTCACATCACGCAGCCAGAGGGCGTTTCTTTCGGTATCAACGGACGTACCATCGACTGGCAGAAGTGGAACATCCACGTTGGTTTCAACTACCGTGAGGGTATCGTCTTGAACAACATCACCTTTAATGACAATGGAAATGTGCGTCCTGTGTTCTACCGTCTGTCTCTTGCGGAGATGGTCGTCCCCTATGGAAACCCCGAGCACCCTCATCAGCGCAAGCACGCTTTCGACTTGGGAGAGTATGGTGGTGGCTACATGACCAACAGTCTATCCCTCGGCTGTGACTGCAAGGGTGCTATCCACTACATGGATGCTGCTTTTGTCAACCGCGCAGGTGCTAGCACCATCGTCAAGAACGCCATCTGCATTCACGAAGAAGACGCCGGCATTCTCTTCAAACACACCGACTTTCGCGACGAGTCTGTGATTGTAACCCGTGGTCGGAAGCTAATTATCTCCCACATCTTCACTGCCGCCAACTACGAGTACTGCGTCTACTGGATCTTCCACCAGGATGGCACTATCCAGCTTGATATCAAACTCACCGGTATTCTGAACACCTATGCCATGAACCCCGGCGAGGACACCAAGGGCTGGGGCACTGAAGTTTACCCTGGCGTCAACGcacacaaccaccagcaccTCTTCTGTCTGCGTGTGGACGCCAACGTCGACGGACCCAACAACACCGTTTTCCAAGTCGACGCAACTCGCAGTGAAGCCGAGGTCGGAAGTGCAGAGAACCCGTACGGAAACGCATTCTacgccaagaagaccaagttCACTACGCCTCTCGAAGCAATGTCCGACTACGACGGCAACACGTCCAGAACCTGGGAGAttgccaacaccaacaagcTGAACCCCCACAGCAAGAAGCCCGTCTGCTACAAGCTAGTCAGCCGTGAAGTACCTCCCTTGCTTCCCAAAGCGGGTAGTTTGGTCTGGAAGCGGGCTGGATTCGCCAGACATGCTGTGCATGTCACAAAGT ACTCCGATGACCAAATTCACCCTGCCGGTCGCCACGTACCCCAGACCTCGGGTGAACCATCCCAGGGTCTGCCAGCCTGGATTGAAGCCGCTGGTCCGAACACCTCGATCGACAACACGGACGTCGTCCTATGGCACACGTTTGGCCTTAcgcacttcccctcccctgaaGACTACCCCATCATGCCTGCTGAGCCAATGACTTTGCTTCTCCGTCCGAGACACTTCTTCGCAAGGAACCCTGCCTTGGATGTTCCTCCTAGTTTTGCTCGCACGCCGTCGcaggttgctgctggtgctggagcaTGCTCTTCTTGTAAGAAGAGTGATGGATCTAGTGTTCAGGTCTAG